From the genome of Triticum aestivum cultivar Chinese Spring chromosome 3B, IWGSC CS RefSeq v2.1, whole genome shotgun sequence, one region includes:
- the LOC123069719 gene encoding pentatricopeptide repeat-containing protein At1g80270, mitochondrial, which yields MWALRRAANPLRVSARQVASVRGCASLDVLLSADAKNAEQHCEQGCQKSCCCSTPKPPACRLPFSSGWSTWSRSFSSQTGANSGDKVDDLEDGFSDLEVPPEADKKDVELPSEESSDDDAVDGIGLLGDDADTKPDKEPMKKASQCPLLKVMLEAPRNGVSGTLKKWLDGGNTFDRSDIFYVIMNLRKRKFYFKALQLLEWLEDSKVIDLGERDYASRLDLVAKVHGVYKAEKYIDSIPISHRGEIVYRTLLANCVSEANVKKSEEVFNKMKDLGFPVTVFAINQLLLLYKRVDKKKIADVLAKMEKENVKPSLFTYKLLVDTKGAIRDIAGMEKVVESMQAEGVEPDLLFQATIAKHYIFAGHREKAEAILESMEGGDIKGNRNACKILLPLYAFLGKKDDVERMWQVCEANPRLDECLSAIESFGRLGDVERAEKVFEDMFATWKTLSSKFYNALMKVYADQNLFEKGKELAKRMDEDGCRLGISTIDSLVKLYVGAGEVDKAESILHKLSKSNKMKPQYSSYLMLLDTYSKKGDIHNSEKVFDQLRQMGYNGRVRQYQLLLNAYVHAKTPVYGFRERMKADNIFPNSVIASLLAATDPFNKKKTLSDMLE from the exons ATGTGGGCGCTCCGCAGAGCCGCCAACCCCCTCAG GGTCAGTGCCCGCCAAGTTGCAAGTGTCCGGGGTTGCGCAAGCCTTGACGTACTTCTGAGTGCTGATGCTAAGAATGCAGAACAACACTGTGAGCAGGGCTGCCAGAAATCGTGTTGCTGCAGTACACCAAAGCCACCAGCCTGCCGGTTACCGTTCTCATCTGGCTGGTCCACGTGGAGTAGGAGTTTCTCTTCTCAGACCGGTGCAAATTCTGGTGACAAGGTGGATGACTTGGAGGACGGGTTTTCTGATCTGGAGGTTCCACCAGAAGCTGATAAAAAGGATGTGGAGTTGCCATCTGAAGAGAGTTCTGATGATGATGCTGTTGATGGAATTGGCTTGTTGGGAGATGATGCTGATACAAAACCTGACAAGGAGCCAATGAAGAAGGCCTCCCAGTGCCCCCTTCTCAAGGTGATGTTGGAAGCTCCAAGGAATGGTGTCTCTGGAACACTGAAGAAATGGCTTGATGGTGGCAATACATTTGATAGAAGTGATATCTTTTATGTCATTATGAACCTTAGGAAGCGGAAGTTCTACTTCAAAGCATTGCAG CTCCTGGAGTGGCTTGAAGATTCCAAAGTAATTGATCTAGGAGAACGTGATTATGCTTCGCGCCTTGATTTGGTAGCTAAAGTTCATGGTGTTTACAAAGCTGAAAAGTATATAGATAGCATTCCTATATCTCATAGGGGTGAGATTGTATACAGAACTCTTTTAGCTAATTGTGTGTCTGAAGCAAATGTGAAGAAGTCAGAGGAAGTCTTCAATAAGATGAAGGATCTTGGGTTCCCAGTTACAGTATTTGCTATCAATCAGCTTCTGCTACTGTACAAAAGGGTGGACAAGAAGAAGATTGCTGATGTTCTCGCGAAAATGGAAAAGGAGAATGTGAAACCATCACTCTTCACTTATAAGCTCCTTGTGGACACCAAAGGTGCTATAAGAGATATTGCAGGTATGGAAAAAGTTGTTGAGTCGATGCAAGCAGAAGGTGTTGAGCCAGATCTTCTGTTTCAAGCAACAATTGCAAAGCACTACATATTTGCTGGTCACCGCGAGAAAGCTGAAGCAATTTTGGAGTCAATGGAGGGTGGTGATATCAAAGGAAACCGCAATGCCTGCAAGATTTTATTACCTTTATATGCTTTTCTTGGAAAGAAGGATGATGTTGAGCGGATGTGGCAGGTTTGCGAGGCCAATCCTCGTCTAGATGAGTGCTTGTCTGCTATAGAATCTTTTGGTAGGCTTGGAGACGTTGAACGGGCGGAGAAAGTCTTTGAGGATATGTTTGCGACATGGAAAACACTCTCCTCCAAATTCTACAATGCTTTGATGAAGGTGTATGCTGATCAAAACCTTTTCGAGAAGGGTAAGGAGCTAGCAAAGCGCATGGATGAGGATGGTTGCAGACTAGGCATCTCAACAATTGATTCGCTGGTGAAGCTCTATGTGGGCGCTGGAGAGGTGGACAAAGCTGAATCTATACTGCACAAGCTGTCTAAAAGTAACAAGATGAAGCCTCAGTACAGCTCATATCTCATGTTGCTTGATACTTATTCAAAGAAAGGGGACATCCACAATTCAGAGAAGGTGTTTGACCAGTTGCGGCAGATGGGTTATAATGGGAGGGTTAGGCAGTACCAGTTGCTTCTAAATGCATACGTGCATGCAAAGACTCCTGTTTATGGATTTAGAGAGAGGATGAAGGCTGATAACATTTTCCCCAACAGTGTCATCGCGTCTTTACTTGCTGCTACCGATCCATTCAACAAGAAGAAGACATTATCTGATATGCTCGAGTAG